One Sphaerisporangium krabiense DNA segment encodes these proteins:
- a CDS encoding substrate-binding periplasmic protein, translating to MRTRRMAMGRARRLGAVVALAGLLAATGCGGSDEEAAAGDLPFKVIKPGHLTVTYSESYLPKIASGDGGKLEGYEGFLIGKVAEKYGLKLQPMPTEFASQILSVQQGRADVGTGIYYTEERAKQVFYTRPNITDRLGALTLKSTKYDNVDSLKGKPIASVNGFSYNSYLFDYYGKENVKLFPSYAEASQAVLGGQVVAFMGSTGTAPGIIRSHPDLTLQTFADGDFSLPENVAKSATYEYVNCKNPGLADAIDQVYQELVSSGEWQKQLDQWQVGGAEYTPPAERPTQHCA from the coding sequence ATGCGTACGAGGCGTATGGCGATGGGCCGCGCGCGCCGGCTGGGCGCCGTGGTCGCGCTCGCCGGGCTGCTGGCGGCGACGGGCTGTGGCGGGTCGGACGAGGAGGCCGCCGCGGGCGACCTGCCGTTCAAAGTGATCAAGCCCGGCCATCTCACGGTCACCTACTCCGAGAGCTACCTGCCCAAGATCGCCTCAGGCGACGGCGGCAAGCTCGAAGGGTACGAAGGATTCCTGATCGGCAAGGTCGCCGAGAAGTACGGCCTGAAGCTGCAGCCGATGCCGACCGAGTTCGCCTCGCAGATCCTCTCCGTGCAGCAGGGCCGGGCCGACGTCGGCACCGGCATCTACTACACCGAGGAACGGGCCAAGCAGGTCTTCTACACCCGGCCCAACATCACCGACCGGCTGGGCGCGCTGACGCTCAAGAGCACGAAGTACGACAACGTGGACAGCCTCAAGGGCAAGCCGATCGCGTCCGTGAACGGGTTCTCCTACAACTCCTACCTCTTCGACTACTACGGGAAGGAGAACGTGAAGCTCTTCCCGTCCTACGCCGAGGCGTCCCAGGCGGTGCTGGGCGGCCAGGTCGTCGCGTTCATGGGCTCGACCGGAACCGCGCCCGGGATCATCAGGTCGCATCCGGACCTGACCCTGCAGACGTTCGCCGACGGCGACTTCTCACTGCCGGAGAACGTCGCGAAGTCGGCCACCTACGAGTACGTCAACTGCAAGAACCCCGGCCTCGCCGACGCCATCGACCAGGTGTACCAGGAGCTCGTGTCCTCCGGCGAGTGGCAGAAGCAGCTCGACCAGTGGCAGGTCGGCGGCGCCGAGTACACGCCTCCCGCCGAGCGGCCGACCCAGCACTGCGCCTGA
- a CDS encoding CBS domain-containing protein, whose amino-acid sequence MRKKVRDVMTVKVASVNGSTPFKDVAEILIHHEVSAVPVVDGEGHVLGMISEADLLRKEEFKRQYYTEGYHLPLGARLRERLTGRGPGAEDRARGDTAAELMTSPAVTIKDYASVVTAARRMSANGVKRLPVVDDEGRLRGIVSRHDLLAVFLRTDEEIAAEIEDDVVGALWPYRPEVEVSVKDGVVTLTGHMATARDARLLTQMAGRVNGVVDVVDALRGGPADRPHARGTEAS is encoded by the coding sequence ATGCGGAAGAAAGTGCGGGACGTCATGACCGTCAAGGTCGCGTCCGTCAACGGGAGCACGCCGTTCAAGGATGTCGCCGAAATCCTGATCCACCACGAGGTCAGCGCGGTCCCGGTCGTCGACGGCGAGGGGCACGTCCTCGGCATGATCTCCGAGGCGGACCTGCTCCGCAAGGAGGAGTTCAAGCGGCAGTACTACACCGAGGGCTATCACCTGCCGCTCGGCGCGCGGTTGCGCGAGAGGCTCACGGGCCGCGGCCCGGGGGCCGAGGACCGGGCGCGCGGCGACACGGCGGCCGAGCTCATGACCAGCCCGGCCGTCACGATCAAGGACTACGCCTCGGTGGTCACCGCGGCCCGCCGGATGAGCGCGAACGGCGTCAAGCGCCTGCCGGTCGTGGACGACGAGGGGCGCCTGCGGGGCATCGTCAGCCGCCACGACCTGCTGGCGGTGTTCCTCAGGACCGACGAGGAGATCGCCGCGGAGATCGAGGACGACGTCGTCGGCGCCCTGTGGCCGTACCGGCCCGAGGTGGAGGTGTCGGTGAAGGACGGCGTCGTGACCCTGACCGGGCACATGGCCACCGCCCGCGACGCGCGGCTGCTGACCCAGATGGCCGGGCGGGTCAACGGGGTGGTCGACGTGGTGGACGCGCTGCGCGGCGGCCCGGCCGACCGGCCGCACGCCCGGGGGACGGAGGCGTCATGA
- a CDS encoding cupin domain-containing protein: MAGSAADVGRDMVVFRHDTADLRPSDSDIFEGGRVRSGPVAEIAASITAMRESQVRSALVRFDAGARTRLHTHEGDQILIVTEGSGHIGRPGRDVVVGPGDVVVVPAGLPHYHGAGRDTPMAHLTVLFGAGTDVADGHRHWPPAEGDDS; the protein is encoded by the coding sequence ATGGCCGGTTCGGCCGCCGACGTGGGCCGCGACATGGTGGTCTTCCGCCACGACACCGCGGACCTGCGCCCGAGTGACAGTGACATCTTCGAGGGCGGGCGGGTCCGCTCCGGCCCCGTCGCGGAGATCGCCGCGTCCATCACCGCGATGCGGGAGAGCCAGGTCCGGTCGGCGCTCGTGCGCTTCGACGCCGGCGCCCGGACGCGGCTGCACACCCACGAGGGCGACCAGATCCTGATCGTCACGGAGGGGAGCGGGCACATCGGCCGTCCGGGCCGGGACGTCGTGGTCGGCCCCGGGGACGTCGTGGTCGTCCCGGCCGGCCTCCCGCACTATCACGGCGCCGGCCGTGACACGCCGATGGCGCATCTGACCGTGCTCTTCGGCGCGGGCACCGACGTGGCCGATGGGCACCGGCACTGGCCGCCGGCCGAAGGAGACGACTCGTGA
- a CDS encoding aldehyde dehydrogenase family protein, whose protein sequence is MPSHPDLPAHLLGTLIIGSRIVGVDRGDLAENRGPVGPAAWPVAVASPEHALRALDAAAAAQPAWARAPLAERAAVVRGYRAFLAAEAEALARLIVLETGKTITDARAEVAVAGAVVDELLACAPAAVEAHEDGDRSARITTLRAPVGPALLITPWNFPLAMASRKVVSALLAGCAFVLKPSERTPLTAMSLVEGLLTAGLPEGVGSVVPSHRSAEILAALTGDPRLRKISFTGSTAVGRKVLAASTTHFPRVGLELGGNAPAVICPSADLEEAVRTIWQAKIFNNGQACTSPNRVLVPESAAAGVYELFRAAAEATTVTDPWEESARLGPVIGRESADRLRRLAEGPHGGAVVTGGVAPGTPGAAVAATVVLGPDPAAGVCAEELFGPVLPVVPYPGDDLGAALELANATEYGLASYVFGDAAETGLLAAGLDAGMVAVNRGGVSHPKAAFGGVKHSGYGRENGVEGLREFLDTRTVLRPVPPQEPAQ, encoded by the coding sequence ATGCCGTCCCACCCGGACCTGCCCGCGCACCTGCTCGGCACGCTGATCATCGGTTCGCGGATCGTCGGCGTCGATCGCGGCGACCTCGCCGAGAACCGCGGCCCGGTGGGTCCCGCCGCCTGGCCGGTCGCGGTCGCCTCCCCGGAGCACGCGCTGCGCGCCCTGGACGCCGCGGCCGCCGCGCAGCCCGCCTGGGCGCGCGCCCCCCTGGCCGAACGGGCGGCCGTCGTGCGCGGCTACCGGGCGTTCCTGGCCGCGGAGGCGGAGGCGCTGGCCCGGCTGATCGTGCTGGAGACCGGCAAGACCATCACCGACGCCCGCGCGGAGGTCGCGGTCGCCGGCGCCGTCGTGGACGAGCTGCTGGCGTGCGCCCCCGCCGCCGTCGAGGCGCACGAGGACGGCGACCGGTCCGCCCGGATCACCACGCTCCGCGCGCCGGTCGGGCCCGCGCTGCTCATCACGCCGTGGAACTTCCCGCTCGCGATGGCGAGCCGCAAGGTGGTCTCGGCGCTGCTCGCCGGGTGCGCCTTCGTGCTCAAGCCCTCCGAGCGCACCCCGCTGACCGCGATGTCCCTGGTGGAGGGGCTGCTGACGGCCGGGCTGCCCGAGGGCGTCGGCTCGGTCGTCCCCTCGCACCGGTCCGCCGAGATCCTCGCCGCGCTGACCGGCGACCCCCGGCTCCGCAAGATCTCGTTCACCGGTTCGACCGCGGTGGGGCGGAAGGTGCTCGCGGCCAGCACCACCCACTTCCCGCGCGTCGGCCTGGAGCTGGGCGGCAACGCGCCCGCCGTGATCTGCCCGAGCGCCGACCTGGAGGAGGCCGTCCGCACGATCTGGCAGGCCAAGATCTTCAACAACGGCCAGGCCTGCACCTCGCCCAACCGCGTGCTGGTGCCCGAGTCCGCCGCGGCCGGCGTCTACGAGCTGTTCCGCGCCGCCGCCGAGGCGACCACCGTCACCGACCCGTGGGAGGAGTCGGCCCGCCTCGGGCCCGTGATCGGCCGGGAGTCCGCGGACCGGCTGCGCCGTCTGGCCGAGGGCCCGCACGGCGGCGCCGTCGTCACCGGGGGCGTCGCGCCCGGCACGCCCGGCGCGGCCGTCGCCGCGACCGTCGTGCTCGGGCCCGACCCCGCCGCGGGCGTCTGCGCCGAGGAGCTCTTCGGCCCCGTGCTGCCGGTGGTCCCCTACCCCGGCGACGATCTCGGCGCGGCCCTGGAGCTGGCGAACGCCACCGAGTACGGGCTCGCCTCCTACGTCTTCGGCGACGCCGCCGAGACCGGCCTGCTGGCGGCTGGCCTCGACGCGGGCATGGTCGCCGTCAACCGGGGCGGCGTCTCGCACCCCAAGGCCGCGTTCGGCGGCGTCAAGCACTCCGGCTACGGCCGGGAGAACGGCGTCGAGGGGCTGCGCGAGTTCCTCGACACCCGGACGGTCCTGCGTCCCGTACCTCCACAGGAGCCCGCACAGTGA
- a CDS encoding CBS domain-containing protein gives MNLDRLTAADVMSRVLVTVGPEESPLIAWEIMRRGGVHHLPVIDDRLRLHGVLTREQVAAHWSGGPAVQSAGQVRDLLAGRACPHVSPSTTVPAIAAAMVDHGVDVLPVIGRSETLEGLVTATDVLRAVAGRPTPSPAHTDIATGLFRLEPVVPPRRDEPPSDT, from the coding sequence ATGAACCTCGACCGGCTGACGGCCGCCGACGTGATGAGCCGGGTCCTGGTCACCGTCGGGCCGGAGGAGTCGCCGCTGATCGCCTGGGAGATCATGCGCAGGGGAGGCGTCCACCACCTGCCCGTGATCGACGACCGGCTGCGGCTGCACGGCGTGCTCACCCGCGAGCAGGTCGCCGCGCACTGGTCGGGAGGCCCCGCCGTGCAGTCCGCCGGCCAGGTGAGGGACCTGCTGGCCGGCCGGGCGTGCCCGCACGTGTCGCCCTCCACCACCGTGCCGGCGATCGCCGCCGCCATGGTGGACCACGGCGTCGACGTGCTGCCCGTGATCGGCCGATCGGAGACGCTGGAAGGGCTGGTCACGGCCACCGACGTGCTCCGCGCGGTCGCGGGGCGCCCCACCCCCTCCCCCGCGCACACCGACATCGCCACGGGCCTGTTCCGGCTGGAACCCGTCGTCCCGCCGCGCCGCGACGAGCCGCCGTCGGACACCTGA
- a CDS encoding amino acid ABC transporter ATP-binding protein → MEHTRAVITLEGIRKSYGSFVALNEVSLSVDAGETVCVIGPSGSGKSTLLRCCNLLEIPDAGAVRVGGVEYFPLAASARERSTSLRGLRTRTAMVFQSFELFPHLSALDNVALAPVQVKGSDRAAAGRAARSLLERVGLRDFTEARPSTLSGGQAQRVSIARALAMEPEVLLFDEPTSALDPEMVGEVLEIMRELATSGATMLVVTHEMRFAREVATRVVVMDRGEIVETGTPDEIFERPRHERTQRFLQALSRSGYAV, encoded by the coding sequence ATGGAGCACACGCGGGCGGTCATCACCCTCGAGGGGATCCGCAAGTCGTACGGGTCGTTCGTCGCCCTGAACGAGGTGTCCCTGTCGGTGGACGCGGGCGAGACGGTGTGCGTCATCGGGCCGAGCGGCTCGGGCAAGTCCACGCTGCTGCGGTGCTGCAACCTGCTCGAAATCCCCGACGCCGGCGCCGTGCGCGTCGGCGGGGTCGAATACTTCCCGCTCGCGGCGTCGGCGCGGGAACGCTCCACGTCGCTGCGGGGGCTGCGCACCCGCACGGCGATGGTGTTCCAGAGCTTCGAGCTCTTCCCCCATCTGTCCGCGCTCGACAACGTCGCGCTGGCCCCGGTCCAGGTCAAGGGCTCGGATCGGGCCGCGGCCGGCCGGGCGGCCCGGTCGCTGCTCGAACGCGTCGGCCTGCGCGACTTCACCGAGGCCCGCCCGTCCACCCTCTCCGGCGGCCAGGCGCAGCGCGTCTCGATCGCGCGGGCGCTGGCCATGGAGCCGGAGGTCCTGCTGTTCGACGAGCCGACGTCGGCGCTGGACCCGGAGATGGTCGGCGAGGTGCTGGAGATCATGCGCGAGCTGGCCACGTCCGGGGCGACCATGCTGGTCGTCACCCATGAGATGCGCTTCGCGCGCGAGGTGGCGACCCGGGTGGTCGTCATGGACCGCGGGGAGATCGTCGAGACCGGCACGCCGGACGAGATCTTCGAACGCCCGCGACACGAACGGACCCAGCGGTTCCTCCAGGCGCTGTCGCGCTCGGGCTACGCGGTCTGA
- a CDS encoding flavin reductase, with translation MNDPLLFRRTMGRFPTGVTVVTTRDDAGRPWGMTANSFTSVSLTPPLISVCVDRRAGSFSAFSGCGMFGVSILAEHQRDLAVRFATPLDDKFTGLATREDHPGAILMSGAAATLACSVHTRVDIGDHVMLVGAVEECALGQSAPLGYCDGSFFTTAGVDTPVGERRPGRRILVGWLVEYDARILLSRDAATGAWRLPVGPLQAGPTMSAALVDTSRALMGQVIEPEFLYSAIDLSESETCHVYRARPSVLPEQTRDLRLFAEDEIPWAELSHSSMQVILRRYFDERVSDRFGIYLNLGAGRIAKIERESPWTADHAGDYERAVS, from the coding sequence GTGAACGACCCCCTGCTCTTCCGGCGCACCATGGGCCGCTTCCCCACCGGCGTCACGGTCGTCACGACCCGCGACGACGCGGGGCGGCCGTGGGGCATGACGGCGAACTCGTTCACGTCCGTCTCGCTGACCCCGCCGCTGATCTCGGTGTGCGTCGACCGGCGGGCGGGCAGCTTCTCCGCCTTCTCGGGATGCGGGATGTTCGGCGTCAGCATCCTGGCCGAGCACCAGCGCGATCTCGCCGTCCGGTTCGCGACGCCGCTCGACGACAAGTTCACCGGCCTCGCGACCCGGGAGGACCACCCGGGGGCGATCCTGATGTCCGGGGCGGCCGCCACGCTGGCCTGCTCCGTCCACACCCGGGTGGACATCGGCGACCACGTGATGCTGGTCGGCGCGGTGGAGGAGTGCGCGCTCGGGCAGAGCGCGCCGCTCGGCTACTGCGACGGGTCGTTCTTCACGACCGCGGGCGTGGACACCCCCGTGGGCGAGCGGCGGCCGGGCCGGCGGATCCTCGTCGGCTGGCTCGTCGAGTACGACGCCAGGATCCTGCTGTCCCGGGACGCCGCGACCGGCGCGTGGCGCCTTCCCGTGGGCCCCCTCCAGGCGGGCCCCACCATGTCCGCCGCGCTCGTCGACACCTCGCGCGCCCTGATGGGGCAGGTCATCGAGCCGGAGTTCCTCTACTCGGCGATCGACCTCAGCGAGTCGGAGACCTGCCACGTCTACCGGGCCCGGCCGAGCGTGCTGCCCGAGCAGACCCGGGACCTGCGCCTGTTCGCGGAGGACGAGATCCCGTGGGCCGAGCTGTCGCACTCCTCGATGCAGGTGATCCTGCGCCGGTACTTCGACGAGCGGGTGAGCGACCGCTTCGGCATCTACCTCAACCTGGGCGCGGGCCGCATCGCCAAGATCGAGCGGGAGTCACCGTGGACCGCCGACCACGCCGGCGATTACGAGCGCGCCGTGTCCTAG
- a CDS encoding ABC transporter permease subunit (The N-terminal region of this protein, as described by TIGR01726, is a three transmembrane segment that identifies a subfamily of ABC transporter permease subunits, which specificities that include histidine, arginine, glutamine, glutamate, L-cystine (sic), the opines (in Agrobacterium) octopine and nopaline, etc.) — translation MDLYIRLITEALPVTVGVSAVAWLLGTVLGTGLGLAGLSRRRWLRETQFFVSTLLRSLPELLAIYLLFYGITAHGVELTPFTATVLALGVTQAGFWAEAVRGGVQVVGVRQFEAAYSLGLTTGQTYRKVIFPQLVSALTSPGLNMFVALTKLTAIAAAVGLPELLHTGRSVMDRTYDVLPVVVALAVTYLMLTIPLTFLVKAAESRWHRRTTRQSMPLFS, via the coding sequence ATGGACCTCTACATCCGCCTCATCACCGAGGCGCTCCCCGTGACGGTCGGCGTGAGCGCGGTGGCCTGGCTGCTCGGCACGGTCCTCGGCACCGGGCTCGGGCTCGCGGGCCTGAGCCGGCGCCGCTGGCTGCGCGAGACGCAGTTCTTCGTCAGCACGCTCCTGCGCAGCCTGCCCGAGCTGCTGGCGATCTACCTGCTGTTCTACGGCATCACCGCGCACGGCGTCGAGCTGACGCCGTTCACCGCGACCGTCCTCGCCCTCGGCGTCACCCAGGCCGGTTTCTGGGCCGAGGCCGTCCGGGGCGGCGTGCAGGTCGTGGGCGTGCGCCAGTTCGAGGCCGCGTACTCGCTCGGCCTGACCACGGGCCAGACGTACCGGAAGGTGATCTTCCCGCAGCTGGTCTCCGCGCTGACCTCGCCCGGCCTGAACATGTTCGTCGCGCTGACCAAGCTGACCGCGATCGCCGCGGCGGTGGGCCTGCCCGAGCTGCTGCACACCGGCCGGTCGGTGATGGACCGCACCTACGACGTCCTGCCCGTGGTCGTCGCCCTGGCCGTCACCTACCTGATGCTCACGATCCCGCTCACCTTCCTGGTCAAGGCGGCCGAGTCCCGCTGGCACAGGCGGACCACCCGCCAGAGCATGCCGCTGTTCTCCTGA
- a CDS encoding amidohydrolase: protein MSIAPGSMTISSRRIMTMDAAATVLDGSVVVRDGRIAAILPAGVAPPAGLPVTDVGDRPLLPGFVDPHVHIEMAALAMWGAVDCHTPPCGSIEELIEQLRAHAHLREQRGGWLVGQGGLFAGRRFAEQRLPTREDLDRVSTAFPVAVRFGAHVTVVNSRGLELIDVGALPETGDAYIGRDAAGRPTGELHELFYALPIPSLTEAELAQAVEETAERYLTRYGVTTAGEITTSMAGARLLAELAGTARLPMAVDAFVWAPGTLPLGELFDARRAGRLDDPSNPAFRYRGIKIFVDGGFSAAGAAVLRPYAQERDGEPQSGRMAYTAGDLADLIRTTDELDLQVTAHVNGERAQRELCRAALTARGGDADGRPPVRLEHAGNVLTDDATLDHWRRAGAVPIPQAGFIYTMGSFIPRSMGDYAFPGMFRFRDLIDRGWRVCSSSDGAGSELLQFNPLFGVQCAVTRVSCVGEEVNPGQRITVMEALEMHTSSAAAAMGLTDRGSIEVGRRADLVVLAADPRDAAPGEISSIAVDAVTVNGAVARRYG, encoded by the coding sequence GTGAGCATCGCACCCGGCAGCATGACCATCTCGTCCCGGCGGATCATGACGATGGACGCCGCGGCCACCGTCCTCGACGGATCCGTCGTGGTCCGCGACGGCCGGATCGCCGCGATCCTCCCGGCCGGCGTCGCACCGCCCGCCGGCCTCCCCGTGACCGACGTCGGCGACCGGCCGCTGCTGCCCGGCTTCGTCGACCCGCACGTCCACATCGAGATGGCCGCGCTCGCGATGTGGGGCGCCGTGGACTGCCACACCCCGCCCTGCGGGAGCATCGAGGAGCTGATCGAACAGCTCCGCGCGCACGCCCACCTGCGCGAGCAGCGCGGCGGGTGGCTGGTCGGCCAGGGCGGGCTGTTCGCCGGGCGGCGGTTCGCCGAGCAGCGCCTGCCCACCCGCGAGGACCTGGACCGGGTCAGCACCGCCTTCCCCGTGGCCGTGCGCTTCGGCGCCCACGTCACCGTGGTCAACAGCCGCGGGCTGGAGCTCATCGACGTCGGCGCCCTGCCGGAGACCGGCGACGCCTACATCGGCCGCGACGCCGCCGGGCGGCCGACCGGCGAGCTGCACGAGCTGTTCTACGCCCTGCCGATCCCGAGCCTGACCGAGGCCGAGCTGGCGCAGGCCGTCGAGGAGACCGCCGAGCGGTACCTGACCCGGTACGGGGTCACGACGGCCGGTGAGATCACCACCAGCATGGCGGGCGCGCGGCTGCTGGCGGAGCTGGCGGGCACGGCGCGGCTGCCGATGGCGGTGGACGCCTTCGTCTGGGCGCCCGGCACGCTGCCCCTGGGCGAGCTGTTCGACGCGCGCCGCGCCGGCCGGCTCGACGACCCCTCCAACCCGGCCTTCCGGTACCGCGGCATCAAGATCTTCGTGGACGGCGGGTTCTCGGCCGCGGGCGCCGCCGTGCTGCGGCCGTACGCGCAGGAGCGGGACGGCGAGCCGCAGTCCGGCCGCATGGCCTACACCGCCGGCGACCTCGCGGACCTGATCCGGACGACCGACGAGCTGGACCTCCAGGTGACCGCGCACGTCAACGGCGAGCGCGCGCAGCGCGAACTGTGCCGGGCCGCGCTCACCGCCCGGGGCGGGGACGCGGACGGGCGCCCGCCGGTCCGCCTGGAGCACGCGGGCAACGTGCTCACCGACGACGCGACGCTGGACCACTGGCGGCGCGCCGGGGCCGTCCCGATCCCGCAGGCCGGGTTCATCTACACGATGGGCAGCTTCATCCCCCGCTCCATGGGCGACTACGCGTTCCCGGGCATGTTCCGCTTCCGCGACCTGATCGACCGCGGGTGGCGCGTCTGCTCCAGCTCCGACGGCGCCGGCTCCGAGCTCCTCCAGTTCAACCCCCTGTTCGGCGTGCAGTGCGCGGTCACCCGCGTGTCGTGCGTGGGGGAGGAGGTCAACCCCGGCCAGCGGATCACGGTGATGGAGGCGCTGGAGATGCACACCTCGTCCGCCGCCGCGGCGATGGGCCTCACCGACCGCGGCTCGATCGAGGTGGGCAGGCGCGCCGACCTCGTCGTGCTGGCCGCCGACCCCCGCGACGCCGCGCCCGGCGAGATCTCGTCGATCGCCGTGGACGCGGTCACGGTGAACGGCGCGGTCGCGCGGCGGTACGGGTGA
- a CDS encoding LLM class flavin-dependent oxidoreductase: MDLGLFLSYQVNDDAQYEGVYDRMLACAVAADRAGFARVWVPEHHLVQFLPAPSALIQAAAIAQHVECRVGTAVVVLPYHAPLQLAAEVAATDHLTGGRLDFGVARGAYKYEFDIFGIDFRTSLPRFIETLDAVRALWLTGDAGASFTGEYVNFEGAYVWPRPRQLPHPPIWVGSQAPAAVEDAAARGYNVLNSLFLWDDDHAAKVVEAFKRGQAKAGLAGRTQLGMTRYAFVVEDEAEVEPRLREILEGWRIHRQLHDFTQNADARGIVRPVPGPDEPTLDELRATLLVGTPGQVRDKMRFYRDAGVDLLNLNLTFGAPQELTLRSIELFGEIAASLGEPAVAR; encoded by the coding sequence ATGGACCTCGGACTTTTCCTCTCCTACCAGGTGAACGACGACGCCCAGTACGAAGGCGTCTACGACCGGATGCTCGCCTGCGCGGTCGCCGCGGACCGCGCGGGGTTCGCCCGCGTATGGGTGCCCGAGCACCATCTGGTGCAGTTCCTGCCCGCCCCCTCGGCGCTGATCCAGGCCGCCGCCATCGCCCAGCACGTGGAGTGCCGGGTGGGCACCGCGGTCGTCGTGCTGCCGTACCACGCGCCGCTCCAGCTCGCCGCCGAGGTCGCGGCGACCGACCACCTGACCGGCGGACGGCTGGACTTCGGCGTGGCCCGCGGCGCCTACAAGTACGAGTTCGACATCTTCGGCATCGACTTCAGGACCAGCCTGCCGCGCTTCATCGAGACGCTCGACGCGGTCCGCGCCCTCTGGCTCACCGGCGACGCCGGCGCGTCCTTCACGGGCGAGTACGTGAACTTCGAGGGCGCCTACGTCTGGCCGCGTCCCCGCCAGCTCCCGCACCCGCCGATCTGGGTGGGCTCCCAGGCGCCCGCGGCCGTCGAGGACGCCGCCGCCCGCGGCTACAACGTCCTCAACTCGCTCTTCCTCTGGGACGACGACCACGCGGCGAAGGTCGTCGAGGCGTTCAAGCGCGGGCAGGCCAAGGCGGGGCTCGCCGGCCGCACCCAGCTCGGCATGACCCGCTACGCCTTCGTCGTCGAGGACGAGGCCGAGGTGGAGCCCCGGCTCCGCGAGATCCTCGAAGGCTGGCGCATCCACCGGCAGCTCCACGACTTCACCCAGAACGCCGACGCGCGCGGGATCGTCCGGCCGGTCCCCGGCCCGGACGAGCCGACCCTGGACGAGCTGCGCGCCACCCTGCTGGTCGGCACCCCCGGCCAGGTGCGCGACAAGATGCGCTTCTACCGCGACGCCGGGGTGGACCTGCTGAACCTGAACCTGACGTTCGGCGCTCCGCAGGAGCTCACGCTGCGGTCCATCGAGCTGTTCGGCGAGATCGCCGCGTCGCTCGGCGAACCCGCCGTGGCGCGCTGA
- a CDS encoding amino acid ABC transporter permease produces MADWFGFLLEGLWTTLLLVVLSTVLTFALAVPLAVWRISPRRSVRALSGTFVEIFRSIPLPVLLAALYFGFGPKLKGLGLDAFELVVIAIVLNESAYIAEVFKGLLRSVPIGQWQAAASLGMRRWQALRLVILPRLRRPALPHAVNGFIYIVKGSALASIITVPELTLHANQLMIETFRPLEVYALVGVIYLAINIPVSYLGRLAEGGRARRGSRRAAAEPVAPVVGG; encoded by the coding sequence ATGGCTGACTGGTTCGGCTTCCTGCTCGAAGGTCTGTGGACGACCCTGCTGCTGGTCGTCCTGAGCACGGTGCTGACGTTCGCCCTGGCCGTGCCGCTCGCCGTGTGGCGGATCAGCCCGCGCCGGTCGGTGCGCGCGCTGTCAGGGACGTTCGTCGAGATCTTCCGCAGCATCCCGCTCCCGGTGCTGCTGGCGGCGCTGTACTTCGGGTTCGGCCCCAAGCTCAAGGGGCTCGGCCTGGACGCGTTCGAGCTGGTGGTGATCGCCATCGTCCTCAACGAGTCCGCCTACATCGCGGAGGTCTTCAAGGGCCTGCTGCGGTCGGTCCCGATCGGGCAGTGGCAGGCGGCGGCCAGCCTCGGGATGCGGCGGTGGCAGGCGCTCCGCCTGGTGATCCTTCCCCGGCTCCGGCGCCCGGCCCTGCCGCACGCCGTCAACGGGTTCATCTATATCGTCAAGGGCAGCGCATTGGCCTCCATCATCACGGTCCCCGAGCTGACGTTGCACGCGAACCAGCTCATGATCGAGACGTTCCGCCCGCTGGAGGTGTACGCCCTCGTCGGCGTCATCTACCTCGCCATCAACATCCCCGTGTCCTACCTCGGGCGGCTCGCCGAAGGCGGCCGGGCACGGCGCGGGAGCAGGCGGGCCGCGGCGGAACCGGTCGCGCCGGTGGTGGGTGGCTGA